One window from the genome of Desulforamulus ruminis DSM 2154 encodes:
- the spoIID gene encoding stage II sporulation protein D, which translates to MLRKIGLALVGIIVLIVAFPTFSLKLAQWLKPAQIKTQEAAVSMYNHETGQIIKLPMNEYLLGVVAAEMPASFPVEALKAQAVAARTFIMQRMVPGGVANNKHPGADVSSDPKEGQAWISREEMKNRWGPVKFMEYYYKIKWAVDSTKGQVITYQNQLIFPAFHASCGGGTENAEDVWAASAPYLKGVDCPYNADPNPDRQVTFTLAELDQKLKTNLSATPVVAGNKAIPVLVTKETGTGRPKEIKIGSKTYPATMLREILGLRSTRITWEIKGDKITFTTRGYGHGVGLCQYGAKGMAQQGKDYKQILQHYYTGVEIVSMD; encoded by the coding sequence TTGCTTCGTAAAATCGGACTGGCCTTGGTGGGAATAATCGTTCTAATTGTAGCTTTTCCAACCTTTTCCTTAAAATTGGCCCAGTGGTTGAAACCGGCCCAAATTAAAACACAAGAGGCAGCCGTAAGCATGTACAATCATGAAACCGGTCAAATTATAAAACTCCCCATGAATGAATATCTCCTGGGGGTTGTGGCTGCCGAAATGCCGGCTTCTTTTCCTGTGGAAGCCTTAAAGGCTCAGGCGGTGGCGGCCCGTACCTTCATCATGCAGCGCATGGTGCCCGGCGGGGTGGCCAACAACAAACACCCCGGAGCGGATGTTTCCAGCGATCCCAAAGAGGGTCAGGCCTGGATTTCCCGGGAAGAAATGAAAAATCGCTGGGGCCCGGTTAAATTCATGGAATATTACTATAAAATAAAATGGGCGGTGGACAGCACCAAAGGGCAGGTTATTACCTATCAAAATCAACTGATCTTTCCGGCCTTTCACGCTTCCTGCGGCGGGGGCACTGAAAATGCCGAAGACGTATGGGCCGCCTCGGCTCCCTACCTGAAAGGAGTGGACTGTCCTTACAATGCCGACCCCAACCCGGATCGTCAGGTAACCTTCACCTTGGCGGAATTGGACCAAAAATTGAAAACAAACCTTTCAGCCACCCCGGTGGTTGCCGGCAACAAGGCCATACCCGTTCTGGTTACCAAAGAAACCGGCACCGGCCGTCCCAAGGAAATAAAAATCGGCAGCAAGACCTATCCCGCCACCATGCTGCGGGAAATCCTGGGTCTGCGGTCCACCCGGATTACCTGGGAAATAAAAGGAGATAAAATTACCTTTACCACCCGGGGCTACGGCCATGGGGTGGGACTATGCCAATACGGCGCCAAAGGCATGGCCCAGCAGGGCAAAGACTACAAACAAATTCTTCAACATTACTACACCGGCGTGGAGATTGTGTCGATGGACTAG
- a CDS encoding M23 family metallopeptidase, whose amino-acid sequence MWPFEDSLRDQNPIRKYREWLKRWLFKNNQLNTVALIGFVLSLSLLSAYLFYSWHNQPNTTLAITSPPAVQKTENQPVSEQNTSGVQEPLEKAVVQTPVNPEEMVKPVMGHALTGVGMSFSEVFQDYRYNSGVALAANPGAEIKAALPGTVSLVSTAENGTQQVTVNHGDGWETIYSGLEQVVVKAGERLSRDAVIGTLGAYNRINGINQNHLFFKVTKDGEPVDPNTYWK is encoded by the coding sequence ATGTGGCCCTTTGAAGATAGCTTGCGCGATCAGAACCCAATTAGAAAATATCGGGAATGGCTGAAAAGATGGCTGTTTAAAAATAACCAGCTTAACACCGTGGCCTTGATTGGATTTGTGTTGTCCCTCTCCCTGTTGTCCGCGTACCTCTTTTATAGCTGGCACAACCAACCCAATACCACTCTGGCAATCACCAGTCCACCGGCTGTCCAGAAGACAGAAAACCAGCCGGTTTCTGAACAAAACACTTCCGGCGTTCAGGAACCGTTGGAAAAGGCGGTTGTACAAACGCCGGTAAATCCGGAGGAAATGGTGAAACCGGTCATGGGTCATGCCCTTACCGGCGTGGGCATGAGCTTTTCCGAAGTGTTCCAGGACTACCGGTATAATAGTGGAGTGGCCTTGGCTGCCAATCCCGGGGCAGAAATCAAAGCCGCCCTTCCGGGTACCGTATCCCTGGTAAGCACAGCGGAGAACGGCACCCAACAGGTCACGGTGAACCACGGCGACGGCTGGGAAACGATCTACAGCGGATTGGAACAAGTCGTGGTTAAAGCCGGAGAGAGACTATCCCGGGATGCCGTCATCGGTACTCTGGGTGCTTACAATAGAATAAACGGGATTAATCAGAATCACCTGTTCTTTAAAGTAACCAAGGATGGGGAACCTGTGGACCCCAATACTTACTGGAAATAA
- a CDS encoding sugar transferase, whose amino-acid sequence MLTEGPAVNQTVKMPLHPDQSASKVSLTTKGFIVIPCLILLDAVAIGTSLLIAYLTRIYALPWLLPGVFKPELLENTLQNLGWLPFTIIACMAYEDLYQKRMPFWKEVEKILKASTLAVIFSISLLYLAKMTGEISRTLVMITWLVTIVLIPTFRYFGKLFLIKMRIWSKPVLIIGAGKTGELILRAFTREDTMGYKIIGFLDDNKEINGLVHPRSKEIIPKLGTFDEAESIILASGVQEVIVAAPGLPAKNLVELTNRIQPLVNNVMLVPDLFGISMNGIEVEYFFDEQALLLNVKNKLKSNLNKSIKRAFDIMTGSIMSLLCMPIMFVMAAAIKIDSKGPVFFAQERLGQNGAAFTCYKFRTMYIDGDKVLKKYLRTNQQAKKQWQTFNKLKDYDPRVTKIGSLLRRFSLDELPQLINVIMGDMSLVGPRPYLPRERKQMGNWIYDIHVAKPGITGLWQVSGRNEIEFEGRLKLDTWYVRNWSLWLDIILLIKTIRVVLRKEGAY is encoded by the coding sequence GTGTTGACTGAAGGTCCAGCAGTAAACCAGACAGTAAAAATGCCGCTTCATCCCGACCAAAGCGCTTCAAAGGTTTCTTTAACTACAAAGGGATTCATTGTGATTCCGTGTTTAATATTATTAGATGCAGTGGCCATTGGCACTAGCCTGCTAATTGCCTATTTAACTAGGATTTATGCCTTGCCATGGTTGTTACCGGGCGTATTTAAGCCCGAACTCCTGGAGAATACCCTGCAAAACCTAGGGTGGTTGCCATTTACAATAATAGCCTGCATGGCCTATGAAGATTTGTACCAAAAGCGAATGCCCTTTTGGAAAGAGGTAGAAAAAATACTAAAGGCCAGTACTTTGGCTGTGATTTTCTCTATATCATTACTCTATTTAGCAAAAATGACTGGGGAAATATCCAGAACTTTAGTAATGATTACCTGGTTAGTGACTATTGTACTTATCCCGACATTCCGATACTTTGGCAAACTTTTTCTTATAAAGATGCGTATTTGGAGCAAACCAGTTTTAATTATAGGGGCAGGGAAAACAGGAGAATTAATTCTTAGGGCATTTACCCGGGAAGACACCATGGGTTATAAAATAATCGGTTTTTTGGATGATAATAAAGAAATCAACGGTCTTGTTCATCCAAGGTCAAAAGAGATAATTCCGAAACTTGGTACCTTCGATGAAGCCGAGAGCATTATTTTAGCTTCCGGAGTGCAGGAAGTAATTGTTGCCGCCCCGGGCTTGCCGGCAAAGAACCTGGTAGAATTAACCAATCGAATACAACCATTGGTGAACAACGTGATGCTGGTTCCTGATTTGTTTGGCATCTCTATGAATGGTATTGAAGTAGAATACTTTTTTGATGAACAGGCTTTGCTACTTAATGTAAAAAATAAGCTTAAGTCAAATTTAAATAAGAGTATTAAGCGAGCTTTTGATATTATGACAGGCTCAATAATGTCGTTGCTGTGCATGCCGATAATGTTTGTCATGGCTGCGGCCATTAAAATCGATTCCAAAGGACCTGTTTTTTTTGCTCAGGAAAGATTGGGGCAAAATGGAGCAGCTTTTACATGCTATAAATTCAGAACGATGTATATCGACGGAGATAAAGTATTAAAGAAATATCTGAGGACAAATCAACAAGCCAAAAAGCAATGGCAGACCTTTAATAAACTAAAGGATTATGATCCTCGGGTTACCAAAATAGGTTCGCTGTTGAGAAGATTTAGCCTAGATGAGCTTCCCCAGCTTATTAATGTAATAATGGGGGATATGAGTTTAGTAGGCCCCAGGCCTTATTTGCCAAGAGAAAGAAAGCAAATGGGCAATTGGATATATGATATTCATGTGGCAAAGCCTGGAATAACCGGCCTTTGGCAGGTTAGCGGTCGTAATGAGATTGAGTTTGAGGGTAGGCTGAAACTTGATACTTGGTATGTGAGAAACTGGTCGTTGTGGTTGGATATTATATTATTAATAAAGACAATCCGGGTGGTATTAAGAAAAGAAGGAGCTTATTAA
- the spoIIID gene encoding sporulation transcriptional regulator SpoIIID, with protein MQDYIQKRVLDICAYILETKATVRGAAQVFQVSKSTVHKDMTERLPSLNKHLAQEVKAILDENKAERHLRGGEATRRKYKEII; from the coding sequence ATGCAGGACTACATCCAAAAACGGGTGCTGGACATCTGTGCATATATTTTGGAGACAAAGGCCACCGTTCGGGGGGCGGCCCAGGTTTTCCAGGTAAGCAAAAGCACGGTCCACAAAGATATGACCGAGCGGCTTCCTTCATTAAATAAACACCTGGCGCAGGAGGTCAAAGCCATACTGGATGAGAATAAGGCCGAGCGCCATTTAAGGGGCGGGGAAGCCACCCGGCGCAAATATAAAGAAATTATTTAA
- a CDS encoding stalk domain-containing protein: protein MKLRKANKAISILVTLAMLIGLLLPAGSAFAASEYTTIKANTVEDDAVQDLGAVFAHFTAGQLEQGDVVTFRLPSDFEWRTGSAKTTSDDWNTGSVQGSAYKYGIDNYVLVPDKVGGDNNALAGAGMLQFTRLKDNEVKMQVVGNPSSGDDAWFYIYAKKVYVDDGFSGQIDLTFDAPSGSGFPAGSATIGNASGGAVNVTVSSVDSFSNSDEIKIRITEDRAGALEDEDESVLFKLPKGFAFKNPTSVSTIWGDSDLADALNDSTNTDATIFADDDELQIDLANGFTTDSATCIEIVVDIEVDDETDAKLGEIMMKISGESDIAPSELKVGNYGNYETEIKVDGDVPTVYAGMLEQQIANLIITESVAESLIDGRTLTLELPANARWGDLDDDSDSGLDIDVTGFPGKDGKTAKFTFSGKSSDAAELILEDMEVVLEPGVTGDLKVKVGGTAGLTGELVVAKIVNPVSVKVDSAPDLKIGTSNVAGGEIIITEAEAGAIKDDCWMVLDLPQGVRFASEPEVEVTEGDLNIDEDSIKTQDDGAEDDNQVTFYIDGDSTTASTIKISGLKYIVDRTVPVGPVTVKVKGDAVSDVNTESEVKDYFSINTSGVVEVEGQEAFTVATNGDDAFKVFPKSSSAASATVANVITPASESGAVTFTIGSTVYSIGGVTKVMDVAPYIKDSRTYVPVRYLALSLGVAEENIGYENGVVTLKKGDVTLKMTVGDKNLDNNGTLTAMDVAPEVVNGRTMLPARFVAEGFGAQVGFANNQVVISY, encoded by the coding sequence TTGAAGCTGAGAAAAGCCAACAAGGCAATCTCCATTCTGGTGACTCTAGCTATGCTAATCGGCCTGCTTCTTCCCGCAGGTTCTGCGTTTGCTGCCAGCGAGTACACCACGATTAAAGCAAACACTGTAGAAGACGACGCTGTTCAGGATTTGGGTGCTGTTTTTGCACACTTTACAGCTGGTCAGCTAGAACAAGGTGATGTTGTAACCTTCCGCCTGCCTTCTGACTTTGAATGGAGAACGGGTAGTGCTAAAACGACATCTGACGATTGGAATACTGGATCCGTACAGGGTTCTGCCTACAAATATGGTATTGATAACTATGTTTTAGTTCCTGACAAAGTGGGCGGTGACAACAACGCTCTGGCTGGCGCTGGAATGCTTCAGTTTACACGCCTGAAAGACAATGAAGTTAAAATGCAAGTAGTTGGTAATCCTTCCTCTGGTGACGATGCTTGGTTCTACATCTATGCTAAGAAAGTTTATGTAGATGACGGTTTCTCCGGTCAAATTGATTTGACTTTTGACGCTCCTTCCGGATCTGGTTTCCCGGCTGGCAGTGCAACTATCGGTAATGCAAGCGGCGGTGCCGTAAACGTAACTGTTAGCAGTGTGGATTCCTTCAGTAACAGCGATGAAATTAAAATTCGTATAACTGAAGACCGTGCCGGTGCTTTAGAAGACGAAGATGAGTCTGTTTTGTTTAAACTGCCCAAAGGTTTTGCCTTTAAAAACCCCACATCTGTTAGCACTATCTGGGGAGATTCCGATCTGGCAGATGCTTTAAATGATTCTACTAACACTGATGCTACAATCTTTGCTGATGATGATGAACTGCAAATAGACTTAGCAAACGGTTTCACAACCGATTCTGCTACTTGCATTGAAATTGTGGTAGATATTGAAGTTGATGATGAAACCGATGCTAAGCTTGGTGAAATCATGATGAAAATCAGCGGCGAAAGCGATATTGCTCCTTCTGAATTAAAAGTTGGTAACTATGGCAACTACGAAACTGAAATTAAAGTAGACGGAGATGTTCCTACCGTTTATGCTGGTATGTTGGAACAGCAGATTGCCAACCTTATTATCACTGAATCTGTTGCAGAGAGCCTTATTGATGGACGTACTCTGACCTTAGAATTGCCTGCCAATGCTAGATGGGGCGATCTGGATGATGACAGCGATAGCGGCTTGGATATTGATGTAACTGGTTTCCCCGGTAAAGATGGTAAAACTGCTAAATTCACATTTAGCGGCAAGTCTTCTGATGCGGCTGAATTGATTCTGGAAGACATGGAAGTTGTTTTGGAACCCGGCGTAACCGGTGATCTCAAAGTTAAAGTCGGCGGTACTGCAGGCTTGACTGGTGAACTGGTTGTAGCTAAAATCGTTAATCCTGTATCTGTAAAAGTTGATAGCGCTCCTGATCTGAAGATTGGTACCAGCAACGTAGCCGGTGGCGAGATCATTATCACCGAAGCTGAAGCTGGTGCTATCAAAGACGACTGCTGGATGGTTCTTGACCTGCCCCAGGGTGTGCGTTTTGCTTCCGAGCCTGAAGTAGAAGTGACTGAAGGCGACCTGAATATTGATGAAGACAGCATCAAGACTCAGGACGATGGTGCTGAAGACGACAACCAGGTAACCTTCTATATTGATGGCGACAGCACAACCGCCAGCACAATTAAAATCTCTGGCTTGAAGTACATTGTAGACCGTACTGTTCCTGTAGGACCTGTAACCGTGAAGGTTAAAGGCGATGCAGTAAGTGATGTTAACACTGAGTCCGAAGTAAAAGATTACTTCAGTATTAATACTAGTGGTGTAGTTGAAGTAGAGGGCCAAGAAGCCTTCACCGTTGCCACCAATGGTGATGACGCGTTTAAAGTATTCCCCAAGAGCTCCTCTGCTGCTAGCGCTACTGTAGCTAATGTTATTACTCCTGCCAGTGAAAGCGGTGCTGTTACCTTTACTATCGGTTCCACGGTATACAGCATTGGTGGAGTAACCAAAGTAATGGATGTTGCTCCTTACATCAAGGACAGCCGCACCTATGTGCCCGTTCGCTACCTGGCCCTGTCTCTGGGTGTAGCGGAAGAAAACATTGGTTATGAAAACGGTGTAGTAACCCTGAAGAAGGGCGACGTTACTCTGAAGATGACTGTTGGCGACAAGAACCTTGACAACAACGGTACTCTGACTGCAATGGACGTAGCTCCTGAAGTTGTAAACGGTCGCACAATGCTGCCTGCTCGCTTTGTAGCTGAAGGGTTCGGTGCTCAAGTAGGTTTTGCAAACAATCAGGTTGTAATTTCTTACTAG
- a CDS encoding O-antigen ligase family protein: protein MSTVSIKRNIKKKTAIKSENIIEQIAFWGFCILLVFSPFFSGLFFAKDQRVALIFAMIIFWLTSLIYYRGENRIFSVEPLNFMILGLPLIYMMATFSAANYAFSLDEVIENLLYFLVFWSAVKLLRSGKNIRNIFFVIYLTALGVSIAGIFTASGFLQIKDGFLTSDGGTIASTFQYKNSLASFLTASIFIGSYLREELSTNLHKGVLSVGNFLLLMVFFSTQSHGGYIIFGIFMVVLWFLSPISKRFSLITSTIILSLLGLLVSKMFLFGITEKNIGLAWLWIIGGITVVSLGQWAIMKFCNSDSAIKITFRQLLITMIIIIIVGSAALGSLGVFQIIMEKIHMHGAMERLTIYQDGLKMIKERPILGWGGGGWSEAYSIYQGYGYTARQTHSYFLQIAIETGLAGLLIAATIWIIFLIKSIKIYIASLTYDHSRSLVATLICSVLAIISHAVFDFDLSLAALTITMFTLMACLVAVGSAQEAESKETKETPKNKFSRYKLAISTTLAVTVIGGTLIMISSSNLASASVNAVTSGDGERAETLIHQAIMMNPLASENYGIASQLQGVVFGKQDKAIEYAEKAARMARYNPERQYELAIAYLRANQNDQAVSAAQKAVELAPLKVRYYELFSNVLISAATSELKAGRDNIASKFINQTLSIPKNMNSVMESVQPEKRELWVYAPPLTVTDKIKLNIGIANLLAGNLDQAVSNINEAAQNPEVQKESLIWQALLAQRQGDLAKSQEILQKAEKENPSIKKQFAELISLKPLLN, encoded by the coding sequence ATGAGTACTGTTTCGATCAAAAGAAATATTAAAAAGAAAACTGCCATAAAGAGTGAAAATATAATTGAACAGATTGCTTTTTGGGGATTCTGTATATTGCTGGTTTTCTCTCCTTTTTTTAGCGGGCTTTTTTTTGCTAAGGATCAAAGAGTAGCATTAATTTTTGCTATGATAATCTTTTGGTTAACTAGTCTGATTTATTATCGTGGGGAAAATCGTATATTTTCAGTAGAGCCCTTAAATTTTATGATATTAGGGTTACCACTTATCTACATGATGGCTACTTTTTCCGCTGCCAATTATGCCTTTTCGCTGGACGAAGTGATTGAAAACCTTTTATATTTTTTGGTTTTTTGGTCTGCTGTTAAGTTGCTTCGTTCAGGAAAAAATATACGGAATATTTTTTTTGTTATATACCTTACTGCTCTTGGTGTATCAATCGCTGGCATTTTTACAGCCTCAGGCTTTTTACAAATTAAAGATGGCTTTTTAACCAGCGACGGTGGAACCATTGCTTCAACTTTCCAGTACAAAAATTCACTAGCTTCATTTCTGACCGCTTCTATTTTTATTGGTTCATACCTAAGAGAAGAACTATCAACCAATCTGCATAAAGGAGTCCTTTCAGTAGGCAATTTCTTGTTGCTGATGGTTTTTTTCTCTACACAATCCCATGGAGGATACATCATATTTGGAATTTTTATGGTAGTCTTATGGTTTCTCAGCCCTATATCTAAAAGATTTAGTTTAATAACTAGTACAATTATTTTGAGCCTCCTTGGTCTTTTAGTGAGTAAAATGTTTCTTTTCGGTATCACGGAGAAAAATATCGGTTTAGCCTGGCTGTGGATTATTGGAGGAATAACTGTTGTATCCTTAGGACAATGGGCGATAATGAAATTTTGTAATAGTGATTCAGCAATTAAAATCACATTCCGACAATTACTAATTACAATGATCATCATTATAATCGTTGGTTCAGCAGCTCTTGGCTCCTTAGGTGTTTTTCAAATAATAATGGAAAAAATTCATATGCATGGAGCTATGGAACGCCTTACCATCTATCAGGACGGTCTAAAAATGATAAAGGAAAGACCAATTTTAGGATGGGGTGGCGGCGGCTGGTCTGAAGCGTATAGCATCTACCAGGGATATGGATATACTGCCAGACAAACCCATAGCTATTTCTTGCAGATAGCTATTGAGACAGGCTTGGCCGGATTGTTAATTGCAGCTACTATATGGATCATATTTTTAATCAAGTCGATTAAAATTTATATAGCTTCATTAACATATGACCATTCTCGAAGCCTAGTGGCTACTTTGATTTGTTCTGTTCTTGCTATTATTTCCCACGCAGTATTTGATTTTGATTTGTCACTGGCTGCATTAACAATAACGATGTTTACACTGATGGCTTGCTTGGTTGCTGTTGGTTCTGCTCAAGAAGCGGAATCTAAAGAAACAAAAGAGACCCCCAAAAATAAATTTTCTCGTTATAAACTAGCAATATCAACTACGTTGGCGGTGACTGTAATAGGTGGTACTTTAATAATGATTTCTTCTTCGAATTTAGCTTCGGCGTCCGTTAACGCAGTTACCTCAGGAGATGGAGAGCGGGCTGAGACCCTAATTCACCAAGCCATTATGATGAATCCTCTGGCTTCCGAGAATTATGGTATAGCCTCTCAATTGCAAGGAGTAGTATTTGGCAAGCAGGACAAGGCTATTGAATATGCCGAGAAAGCAGCGAGAATGGCCCGTTACAATCCAGAGAGACAATATGAATTAGCCATTGCATATCTCCGAGCCAATCAAAATGATCAAGCAGTTTCAGCTGCCCAAAAAGCAGTAGAATTGGCGCCCCTGAAGGTGCGCTATTATGAATTGTTTTCTAACGTATTGATCTCAGCAGCGACGAGTGAGCTAAAAGCAGGAAGAGATAACATAGCTTCTAAATTTATTAATCAAACCTTGTCCATCCCGAAGAACATGAACTCGGTGATGGAATCGGTTCAACCGGAAAAGAGGGAATTGTGGGTCTATGCGCCTCCTCTTACGGTAACGGATAAAATAAAATTAAACATTGGTATAGCTAATCTTCTTGCCGGCAACTTGGATCAGGCAGTTTCTAATATAAATGAAGCCGCTCAAAACCCGGAAGTCCAGAAAGAGAGTCTTATTTGGCAGGCGTTGCTCGCGCAAAGGCAAGGCGACTTAGCTAAAAGCCAGGAAATCCTGCAAAAAGCAGAAAAGGAGAACCCTTCTATTAAGAAGCAATTTGCTGAACTTATTTCGTTAAAACCCTTATTAAATTAA
- a CDS encoding TolC family protein, which yields MAIDRAMQQDISLRNAEYDVERGQEVRDYVADKLEYIPSGPVASSDVENLMLNQTQTEINYNMSRKNYEAKKDSVEMSVIEAYNEVIQAQEKAKVAEVKLNNADWQRRVALTSKVVGTLDNLNYKQAEANYIAAKTTLESSVKALEDAYQKFNQLMGFSPDARPVLLDMPELKPVEVASLDSEVSRILDSSPSVWLAEQNVYLAKLTKRLYDFTDSHRTEPYEAKEIDLKKAELSTADIKDMTGKTVRTFYYSLKQLEEQYAGAKESVTVAEEALKVAKVKYEIGMLTKSDLLKAETDLLEAQQNVLAISGQHQILAYAFKKPWAYGVGQS from the coding sequence ATGGCCATCGATAGAGCCATGCAGCAGGATATATCCTTGAGAAATGCAGAATATGATGTAGAACGAGGTCAGGAAGTCAGAGACTACGTTGCTGATAAGCTTGAGTATATACCCTCTGGACCGGTGGCTTCATCTGACGTGGAAAATTTAATGCTTAATCAAACACAAACTGAAATAAACTATAATATGTCGCGAAAGAATTATGAGGCCAAAAAAGACTCTGTCGAAATGTCAGTTATTGAAGCATACAATGAAGTAATTCAGGCTCAGGAAAAGGCTAAGGTTGCGGAAGTAAAATTAAATAATGCAGATTGGCAAAGACGCGTGGCATTGACAAGCAAGGTGGTTGGAACGCTGGATAATCTTAACTATAAGCAGGCGGAAGCCAATTATATTGCTGCCAAGACAACTTTAGAATCTTCTGTGAAAGCCTTGGAGGATGCCTACCAGAAATTTAATCAACTCATGGGCTTTTCTCCTGACGCTCGGCCGGTGTTGCTGGATATGCCTGAACTGAAACCGGTAGAAGTTGCTAGCCTTGATTCGGAGGTTAGCCGGATTCTGGATTCAAGCCCGAGTGTATGGCTGGCGGAACAAAACGTTTATCTGGCTAAATTGACAAAAAGACTATATGATTTTACAGATTCCCATAGAACAGAGCCATACGAGGCAAAAGAAATCGACTTGAAGAAAGCGGAATTAAGTACCGCCGACATAAAGGATATGACAGGTAAAACAGTAAGAACATTCTATTATTCATTGAAGCAATTGGAAGAACAGTATGCCGGCGCAAAAGAAAGCGTAACTGTGGCAGAAGAGGCCTTAAAGGTAGCAAAAGTTAAATACGAGATTGGTATGTTAACAAAGTCTGACTTATTAAAAGCCGAAACGGATCTTCTGGAGGCTCAGCAAAATGTGTTGGCAATTAGTGGACAACATCAAATACTTGCCTATGCCTTTAAAAAGCCCTGGGCCTATGGCGTTGGGCAATCCTAG
- a CDS encoding copper amine oxidase N-terminal domain-containing protein, giving the protein MKKLTIILLILCFSFSFGRQGFAQQNIEIRINGSVTDPTTPARIIERHVMVPLRFIAESLNAEVNWNDLNPTVEIISNTPDYKLMKLNGKQTTWPYWEQDGQVYMEVHNYIDLMRRYYSNYYSIGLGSSHISFNNRNFKYTPIKRGEFSTVSLQILWERGDFVPFIWDSKNGNLLVEKIKDDF; this is encoded by the coding sequence ATGAAAAAATTAACGATTATTTTATTGATCCTCTGTTTTAGTTTTTCTTTTGGTAGACAGGGATTTGCTCAGCAAAACATTGAAATACGAATTAATGGAAGTGTTACAGACCCAACAACCCCAGCCCGAATTATAGAAAGGCATGTTATGGTTCCTCTGAGGTTTATTGCAGAATCCTTGAATGCGGAGGTTAATTGGAACGACCTAAATCCCACAGTCGAAATTATTAGTAATACCCCAGACTATAAATTAATGAAGTTGAATGGTAAACAAACAACCTGGCCCTATTGGGAACAAGATGGTCAAGTATATATGGAAGTTCATAATTACATAGATCTGATGAGAAGATATTATTCAAATTACTATTCTATAGGTCTCGGAAGCAGCCATATTAGTTTCAATAACAGAAATTTTAAATATACGCCCATCAAGAGAGGAGAATTTTCAACCGTATCTTTACAAATCCTGTGGGAAAGAGGAGATTTTGTGCCATTTATATGGGATTCTAAAAATGGAAATTTGCTTGTAGAAAAGATAAAGGATGATTTTTAA
- a CDS encoding rod shape-determining protein, with the protein MFGLSSDIGVDLGTASVLVYVKGKGIVLREPSVVAINKDTGRIIAVGEEARRMLGRTPGNIVATRPLREGVIADYDVTEKMLRYFINKANGKKWFFRPRVMVCIPSGVTGVEERAVRQATIQAGGRTAHLIEEPLAAALGAGIDISEPSGSMVVDIGGGTSDVAVLSLGGIVVSRSIRVGGDKFDEAIVRYIRKEFSLMIGERTGEEIKVEIATAHPQRTGERVMQIRGRDLITGLPKAVTVSSHQIYNAIEEPLEAVVGAVKEVLEVTPPELAADIVNKGIVMTGGGALLNGMDTLLSEETGLPVYVADDAISCIALGTGKALAMMNVLPKQKSSKLFKKVMG; encoded by the coding sequence ATGTTTGGACTGAGCTCCGACATCGGGGTGGACCTGGGAACCGCCAGCGTACTGGTTTATGTAAAAGGAAAAGGAATTGTTCTCCGGGAACCTTCGGTGGTAGCCATAAATAAAGACACCGGACGGATTATTGCCGTGGGTGAAGAAGCCCGCCGCATGCTGGGCCGCACCCCGGGCAATATTGTAGCCACCCGCCCCCTGCGGGAAGGAGTTATCGCCGATTACGACGTAACAGAAAAAATGCTTCGTTACTTCATTAATAAAGCCAACGGCAAGAAATGGTTCTTCCGCCCCCGGGTTATGGTCTGCATCCCCTCCGGGGTTACCGGGGTAGAAGAACGGGCCGTCCGCCAGGCCACCATCCAGGCCGGCGGCCGCACCGCTCACCTCATTGAAGAGCCCCTGGCAGCCGCCCTGGGCGCGGGCATCGACATTTCGGAACCCAGCGGCTCCATGGTGGTGGACATCGGCGGCGGCACCTCCGATGTGGCTGTCCTCTCCCTAGGCGGCATTGTGGTCAGCCGTTCCATCCGGGTAGGCGGAGACAAGTTCGACGAAGCCATCGTGCGCTACATAAGGAAAGAATTCAGCCTCATGATCGGTGAACGTACCGGCGAGGAAATTAAAGTGGAAATTGCCACCGCGCACCCTCAGCGTACCGGAGAAAGAGTCATGCAAATCCGTGGCCGTGACCTGATTACCGGCCTGCCTAAAGCGGTTACCGTCAGCAGCCACCAGATTTACAACGCTATTGAGGAACCATTGGAAGCTGTAGTGGGAGCTGTGAAAGAAGTGCTGGAGGTAACCCCTCCCGAACTGGCCGCCGATATTGTCAACAAAGGCATCGTCATGACCGGTGGCGGCGCACTGCTCAACGGTATGGATACCCTCCTCTCCGAGGAGACCGGTCTCCCGGTTTATGTAGCTGACGACGCTATCTCCTGTATCGCCTTGGGTACCGGCAAGGCGCTGGCTATGATGAATGTGCTGCCGAAACAGAAGAGCAGTAAGCTGTTTAAGAAGGTCATGGGGTAA